A stretch of Deltaproteobacteria bacterium DNA encodes these proteins:
- a CDS encoding response regulator, whose translation MKVLIVDDNKLVCLGLGRTLSKRNIVHLAVEDGKNALSEVRGTFYDLVFLDIHLPDANGLDLMQEIRRISPDTKVVILSSDGSENNVRRALAAGALRFMEKPYDNSEVMEALEAALPRKPASHPPNEHGKPIPGRTSGSGIEGTDT comes from the coding sequence ATGAAGGTCCTGATCGTGGACGACAACAAGCTCGTATGTCTTGGACTGGGGAGGACGCTCTCCAAGAGGAACATCGTCCATCTTGCCGTGGAGGACGGGAAAAACGCGCTGTCCGAGGTCCGCGGGACCTTTTACGATCTCGTATTCCTGGACATCCATCTGCCCGATGCGAACGGTCTCGACCTGATGCAGGAAATCCGGAGGATCTCGCCGGACACCAAGGTCGTCATCCTCAGCTCGGACGGGTCGGAGAACAACGTCCGGCGGGCGCTCGCGGCGGGAGCCCTGAGGTTCATGGAGAAACCGTACGACAATTCAGAGGTAATGGAAGCACTCGAAGCGGCCCTTCCGCGGAAACCGGCTTCCCACCCGCCGAACGAGCACGGGAAACCTATTCCAGGTCGAACTTCCGGATCTGGTATCGAAGGGACTGATACGTGA
- a CDS encoding ATP-binding protein has product MKKKILIGLGILSLLFMLIGAYIIVTVDRATSRLDHLVKLHQVEILREHLLLQIKRVQSDLAWSGTRYASGVDTIVSHGIRMGKVVDHCFLCHHSPQVTEGLVDLKSQTGNYEDFLSHVLTLDANRVRREAEKDEAIRRGQELIAKVNGIIALTSRNLESNTQAVFRQIAITKTMLFLLIAVGPVILMTLGFLFTRALTRPVNTLLTATRRLKGGALDYRIEGLKDEFGELATSFNEMAGSLKEQIQKMRRTEQMVVVGELAAGLGHEVKNPLAGIKAAVNLLSEELTLNREDRDLFSRIVEQVGRLEALMKGFLNFAKPPKPQWERVSINEVLETTIDFYLVSHRPSCQGFGGIDIRKSMEEGLPRTMADPMQLQQVFLNLFLNAGDAMPNGGTLAVRTLYDAPADSIRIDIKDTGTGIDPEILGRIFSPFLTTKPKGTGLGLAICKQMIEQHGGSIGAENDPAGGALFRIALPVKRGEEEVRTAW; this is encoded by the coding sequence ATGAAGAAGAAGATCCTCATCGGATTGGGCATCCTGTCCCTCCTTTTCATGCTGATCGGCGCCTACATCATCGTAACCGTCGACAGGGCGACCTCGAGGCTCGACCACCTGGTCAAGCTTCATCAGGTCGAGATCCTGCGGGAGCATCTGCTGCTTCAGATCAAAAGGGTGCAGTCCGACCTCGCCTGGAGCGGCACCCGGTACGCCAGCGGCGTCGACACCATCGTGTCGCACGGCATCCGGATGGGAAAGGTGGTCGACCACTGCTTCCTATGCCACCACTCGCCGCAGGTGACGGAAGGCCTGGTCGACCTGAAGAGTCAAACGGGGAACTACGAGGACTTCCTGAGCCATGTCCTGACGCTCGACGCGAACCGCGTCCGGCGGGAAGCGGAGAAGGACGAGGCGATCCGGAGGGGGCAGGAGCTGATCGCCAAGGTCAACGGCATCATCGCGCTGACGAGCAGGAACCTCGAGTCGAACACCCAGGCGGTGTTCCGCCAGATCGCGATCACCAAGACCATGCTCTTCCTCCTCATCGCCGTCGGCCCCGTCATCCTGATGACCCTCGGTTTTCTCTTCACCCGGGCGCTGACCCGCCCGGTGAACACCCTCCTGACCGCCACGCGGCGACTGAAAGGCGGCGCGCTGGACTACCGGATCGAGGGGTTGAAGGACGAATTCGGGGAGCTGGCGACCTCCTTCAACGAGATGGCGGGCTCGCTCAAGGAGCAGATCCAGAAGATGCGCCGGACGGAACAGATGGTGGTCGTGGGAGAGCTTGCGGCGGGGCTCGGGCACGAGGTCAAGAATCCCCTCGCGGGGATCAAGGCGGCGGTGAACCTGCTCTCGGAGGAATTGACCCTGAACAGGGAAGACCGGGACCTGTTCTCCCGGATCGTGGAGCAGGTGGGAAGGCTTGAAGCCCTGATGAAGGGCTTCCTGAACTTCGCCAAGCCTCCCAAGCCGCAGTGGGAAAGGGTGAGCATCAACGAAGTGCTCGAAACGACCATCGATTTTTATCTGGTTTCGCACCGACCCTCCTGCCAGGGGTTCGGCGGCATCGACATCCGGAAGAGCATGGAGGAAGGCCTTCCCCGGACGATGGCCGACCCCATGCAGTTGCAGCAAGTGTTTTTGAACCTGTTCCTGAACGCGGGCGATGCGATGCCGAACGGAGGGACCTTGGCCGTGAGGACCCTGTACGATGCGCCCGCGGATTCGATCCGGATCGATATCAAGGATACGGGCACGGGGATCGATCCGGAGATCCTGGGGAGAATCTTCAGCCCCTTCCTGACGACCAAACCGAAAGGCACCGGGCTCGGCCTTGCGATCTGCAAACAGATGATCGAGCAGCACGGCGGATCCATCGGCGCGGAGAACGATCCCGCGGGAGGCGCCCTCTTCCGCATTGCCCTCCCCGTCAAGAGAGGAGAGGAGGAGGTGCGGACGGCATGGTAG
- a CDS encoding MFS transporter, with protein LTTTADRFGRKRTLIVGALLMLGAGVVFIVTHNILLLMAAAIIGVISPSGNEIGPFLSVEQAALTQLLPNEKRTRTFAWYNLVGSFATATGALSGGWLAQVLHFRGMSAPDAYRAVLMGYALGGLILGILFLTLSRDVEVTAASQTGSPRRVLGLHRSRDVVARLSALFALDAFAGGLVVQAMMAYWFHIKFGIDAGIIGTIFFGANILAGISALLAVRLANRFGLINTMVFTHIPSNVLLILVPLMPTLPLAITVLLLRFSISQMDVPTRQSYTMAVVSPDERSAASGVTSIARSVGAAISPSLTGIFFAVPTLLSVPFYLAGGLKIVYDVLLYRGFRTMKPPEEK; from the coding sequence CTCACCACCACCGCCGACCGTTTCGGACGCAAGCGCACGCTGATCGTCGGCGCGTTGCTGATGCTCGGCGCGGGGGTTGTCTTCATCGTCACCCACAACATCCTCCTCCTGATGGCTGCCGCCATCATCGGCGTCATCAGTCCGAGCGGCAATGAGATCGGTCCGTTCCTGTCCGTTGAACAGGCCGCCTTGACGCAACTCTTGCCGAACGAAAAACGCACGCGGACTTTTGCATGGTACAACCTCGTCGGATCGTTCGCGACCGCGACGGGCGCGCTGTCAGGCGGCTGGCTGGCTCAAGTGTTGCATTTCCGCGGGATGTCCGCGCCGGACGCGTATCGCGCCGTCTTGATGGGATACGCGCTGGGCGGATTGATCCTCGGCATCCTTTTCCTTACGCTTTCGCGGGACGTTGAAGTGACTGCCGCCTCCCAAACCGGATCTCCTCGGCGCGTGCTCGGCCTCCACCGCTCGCGCGACGTGGTCGCCAGACTCAGCGCGCTATTCGCCCTGGACGCCTTCGCAGGCGGACTGGTCGTGCAGGCCATGATGGCTTACTGGTTCCATATCAAATTCGGGATCGACGCGGGCATCATCGGCACGATCTTCTTCGGGGCGAATATATTGGCGGGGATCTCGGCTTTACTGGCGGTGAGGCTTGCGAACAGGTTTGGCTTGATCAACACGATGGTCTTCACGCACATCCCGTCGAATGTATTGCTGATCCTTGTGCCGCTCATGCCGACGCTGCCGTTGGCGATTACCGTTCTGCTGTTGCGATTCAGCATCTCGCAGATGGACGTGCCGACGCGCCAATCATACACAATGGCGGTCGTATCGCCCGACGAACGTTCCGCCGCTTCAGGCGTTACAAGTATCGCGCGTTCCGTGGGTGCGGCGATTTCGCCTTCGTTGACAGGCATCTTCTTCGCCGTTCCCACTCTGCTTAGTGTGCCCTTCTACCTGGCGGGCGGATTGAAAATCGTCTATGACGTCCTGCTCTATCGTGGTTTTCGTACGATGAAACCACCCGAGGAGAAATGA
- a CDS encoding phosphate/phosphite/phosphonate ABC transporter substrate-binding protein, producing MKRSLLALSLCALLVLGCGKPETPAPRPPPPEKTLLIGLTPEHNIFKQIRRYEPLADYLSKKTGIQVKLKVLTYRGNVIDNFQSLKLDGAFFGSFSYVLAHAKLGVVALARPEYPDGISSYHGVIFVRKDSGIRTVRQMKGKRLALVARATTAGYLFPTIFLKRAGVPNPETFFREVYYAGAHEGTIDDVLDRKADVGVSKNTVYDRFAAENPRIGRDLVILGKSDDVPENALALRKDIEASVKGKLVDALIAMHADPDGAKVLKAFGARRFIGTTDADYVPVLTYMRELGIDLANFKFPAEE from the coding sequence ATGAAGAGATCGTTGCTTGCGTTATCTCTCTGCGCACTCCTTGTCCTCGGATGCGGCAAGCCGGAAACGCCGGCTCCGCGGCCGCCCCCTCCGGAGAAGACGCTCCTCATCGGACTGACCCCCGAGCACAACATCTTCAAGCAGATCAGGCGGTATGAGCCGCTCGCCGACTACCTTTCGAAAAAAACCGGCATCCAGGTCAAGCTGAAGGTTCTGACGTACCGCGGAAACGTCATCGACAACTTTCAATCCCTGAAGCTCGACGGTGCGTTTTTCGGGAGTTTCAGCTATGTGCTGGCGCACGCGAAACTGGGCGTCGTGGCGCTCGCCCGGCCGGAGTATCCCGATGGAATCTCCTCGTACCATGGGGTCATCTTCGTCCGGAAGGACAGCGGAATTCGTACGGTCCGGCAGATGAAAGGGAAGCGGCTCGCCCTGGTGGCGCGGGCGACCACTGCCGGGTATCTTTTCCCGACGATCTTCCTGAAAAGAGCCGGGGTCCCGAACCCCGAAACCTTTTTCAGGGAGGTCTACTACGCGGGGGCGCACGAAGGGACGATCGACGACGTCCTCGATCGGAAGGCGGACGTCGGCGTGTCGAAAAATACGGTCTACGACCGGTTCGCCGCGGAGAACCCCCGGATCGGCCGGGACCTGGTGATCCTCGGGAAGTCGGACGACGTGCCGGAAAACGCCCTGGCGCTTCGGAAGGACATCGAAGCTTCCGTGAAGGGGAAGCTCGTTGACGCGCTGATCGCGATGCACGCCGATCCGGATGGCGCGAAGGTGCTGAAGGCCTTCGGGGCGCGCCGGTTCATCGGGACGACCGATGCCGACTACGTGCCCGTACTGACGTACATGAGGGAACTCGGGATCGACCTCGCGAATTTCAAATTCCCGGCCGAAGAATGA
- a CDS encoding sigma-54 dependent transcriptional regulator, which produces MVAKGKVLLIDDDGLILTTLTRSLRKQGYEVLSDSKGQDVLALANSFHPDVVLLDIRLPGKNGIEILKEITESRIGTKVIMLTSDDTAETAIKAMKLGAVDYLTKPFNLEEVDIVVHKAIEKDRLEREVQCLRLASSDFSDNHFVGNASAIREIREKAEKMAAARVSTLLITGESGTGKEVLARHIHRLLHGEEGSRCAPFLPINCTALPESLLESELFGYEKGAFTDAKAEKKGVFELANKGSILLDEIGDMKQNLQNKLLRIVERKAVRRIGGGVEIPVDVTVMATTNRDLSRAIESGEFRMDLYYRLNAFSIHLPPLRERKEDIPVLAGHFLSWFCRRYNNTALRGVSREAEEMMLSYRWPGNVRELRNVIERFVVLEKTGMIRPEQLPKEMIRPAASEGGGPNVRFRLPESGISLDDVEKDFIIQALERGKQNKAVAAKLLNITYQSLRYQIRKFDLE; this is translated from the coding sequence ATGGTAGCGAAGGGGAAGGTGTTGCTCATCGACGACGACGGCCTGATCCTCACCACGCTCACGCGGTCGTTGAGGAAGCAGGGGTACGAGGTCCTCTCCGATTCGAAAGGCCAGGACGTCCTGGCCTTGGCCAATTCCTTCCACCCCGACGTCGTCCTTCTGGATATAAGGCTCCCCGGAAAAAACGGGATCGAGATCCTGAAGGAGATCACGGAGAGCCGGATCGGCACGAAGGTGATCATGCTGACCTCCGACGACACCGCCGAGACGGCGATCAAGGCCATGAAGCTTGGCGCAGTGGACTACCTGACCAAGCCCTTCAACCTCGAAGAGGTCGATATCGTCGTCCACAAGGCGATCGAGAAGGATCGGCTCGAGCGGGAAGTCCAATGCCTCCGGCTCGCCAGCTCCGATTTTTCCGACAATCATTTCGTCGGGAACGCGAGCGCAATACGGGAGATCAGGGAGAAGGCCGAAAAAATGGCGGCCGCCAGGGTTTCCACGCTGCTGATCACGGGGGAGAGCGGCACGGGGAAGGAGGTTCTCGCCCGACATATCCATCGGCTCCTCCACGGAGAGGAGGGATCGCGGTGCGCGCCGTTCCTCCCGATCAATTGCACCGCCCTGCCGGAGTCCCTCCTCGAGAGCGAGCTCTTCGGATATGAAAAGGGCGCATTCACCGATGCGAAAGCGGAGAAAAAAGGCGTGTTCGAGCTGGCAAACAAGGGATCGATCCTGCTCGACGAGATCGGCGACATGAAGCAGAACCTCCAGAACAAGCTGTTGCGGATCGTGGAGAGAAAGGCGGTCCGGCGCATCGGCGGAGGAGTGGAAATACCGGTCGACGTCACGGTCATGGCCACGACGAATCGGGACCTGTCCCGGGCGATCGAATCGGGGGAGTTCAGGATGGACCTCTATTACCGCCTGAACGCCTTTTCCATCCACCTCCCCCCGTTGAGGGAGAGGAAAGAGGATATCCCCGTGCTTGCCGGACATTTCCTTTCCTGGTTCTGCAGGCGGTACAACAATACCGCCTTGAGGGGGGTTTCCAGGGAAGCCGAGGAGATGATGTTGTCCTATCGTTGGCCCGGAAACGTGAGGGAGTTGAGAAACGTGATCGAACGGTTCGTCGTGCTGGAAAAAACCGGGATGATCCGGCCGGAGCAGCTGCCCAAGGAAATGATCCGGCCCGCGGCATCCGAAGGAGGCGGCCCGAACGTGCGGTTCCGGTTGCCCGAATCGGGAATTTCCCTCGACGACGTGGAGAAAGACTTCATCATCCAGGCGCTGGAGAGGGGAAAACAGAACAAGGCCGTCGCCGCGAAACTCCTGAACATCACGTATCAGTCCCTTCGATACCAGATCCGGAAGTTCGACCTGGAATAG